The following proteins come from a genomic window of Nautilia profundicola AmH:
- a CDS encoding S1 RNA-binding domain-containing protein: MSELKVGDVVEFKIEKLIKGGFVGYVDGQEIFLPKSLSGLKEDESVIGKTVKAYVKEFKQNSVVVDRKAYLNDIKAKLESKADEVIDAVVTKVKPKGIVIDVDGISGFVPKEEIFYKKIDHRQYISEGDEVQVKLIDPVRRIFSIKKTLPNPWEEVKELNIGDVVKVSVSHITDYGAFVDLGNGVEGFLHISEINWDGINDLTLGDEIEVEIVEINPEEEKLRVSRKNLLTKPAVIFNENHNVGDIVEGVITKFINVGAFVEIDGISTLLPNKFASFKKGEKANEIFNIGDKLEFKIITISPEENKVIVSRKDAMPNPYDSFAQTHQVGDEVEGKVKYITDFGMFIDLGDIEALVRKEDFNNEYNIGDEFKGKIIEINGERVKLAE; encoded by the coding sequence ATGAGTGAATTAAAAGTTGGAGATGTAGTAGAGTTCAAAATTGAAAAGTTAATCAAAGGCGGTTTTGTTGGTTATGTTGACGGACAGGAAATATTCCTTCCGAAAAGTCTTAGCGGTCTTAAAGAAGATGAAAGCGTAATAGGAAAAACTGTAAAAGCATATGTGAAAGAATTTAAGCAAAATTCAGTTGTAGTTGATAGAAAAGCGTATTTAAACGATATAAAAGCAAAACTTGAAAGCAAAGCGGATGAAGTTATCGACGCTGTTGTTACAAAAGTGAAACCTAAAGGTATTGTAATCGATGTGGACGGTATAAGCGGTTTTGTACCAAAAGAAGAAATTTTTTACAAAAAAATAGACCACAGACAATATATTAGTGAAGGTGATGAAGTTCAGGTTAAACTTATTGATCCTGTGAGAAGAATATTCTCAATTAAAAAAACACTTCCGAATCCGTGGGAAGAAGTTAAAGAACTTAACATCGGAGATGTGGTCAAAGTAAGTGTTTCTCATATAACCGATTACGGTGCGTTTGTAGATCTCGGTAACGGTGTTGAAGGTTTCTTACATATCAGCGAAATAAACTGGGACGGAATTAACGACCTTACATTAGGCGACGAAATTGAAGTGGAAATCGTTGAAATCAATCCTGAAGAAGAAAAATTAAGAGTTTCAAGAAAAAACCTGCTTACAAAACCTGCCGTAATATTTAACGAAAATCACAATGTTGGCGATATCGTCGAAGGTGTTATTACAAAATTCATCAATGTTGGTGCGTTTGTAGAAATAGACGGTATAAGCACACTTCTTCCTAATAAATTCGCATCATTTAAAAAAGGTGAAAAAGCAAACGAAATATTCAATATCGGCGATAAACTTGAATTCAAAATAATCACTATATCTCCTGAAGAAAACAAAGTTATCGTATCAAGAAAAGACGCTATGCCTAATCCTTATGATTCGTTCGCTCAAACTCATCAGGTAGGTGACGAAGTTGAAGGTAAAGTTAAATATATTACAGATTTCGGTATGTTTATTGATTTAGGCGATATTGAAGCTCTTGTAAGAAAAGAGGACTTTAATAACGAATATAATATCGGAGACGAGTTTAAAGGTAAAATTATCGAAATTAACGGTGAGAGAGTAAAACTTGCTGAATGA
- the trpB gene encoding tryptophan synthase subunit beta — protein sequence MYIPKPIFDPDERGHFDKFGGRYVPETLMPVLLELEEFYNSVRFDKEFWKEMDYYFKEYIGRPSPLYFAENLSNELNAKVYLKREDLNHTGAHKVNNTIAQVLLAKKMGKKRVIAETGAGQHGVATATAAALFGLECEVFMGEKDVKRQELNVFRMKLLGAKVHAVKSGSRTLKDAMNEAIRYWVTNARDTFYVIGTVAGPHPYPMMVRDFQAIIGYEAKAQILNKENRLPDYVIACIGGGSNAMGIFSHFLEEEGVQCIGIEAGGMGVETDKHGASLLKGAPGVLHGQMSYLLQDEDGQIKEAYSISAGLDYPGIGPEHAFHFEKGNVKYDYITDKEALDAFVWLSQKEGIIPAFESSHAVAYLKKLKDIENKLVIVNLSGRGDKDMIQAKNILHFED from the coding sequence ATGTATATTCCAAAACCTATATTTGACCCGGACGAAAGAGGGCATTTTGACAAATTCGGAGGGCGTTATGTTCCTGAAACGCTAATGCCAGTACTTTTAGAACTTGAAGAATTTTATAACAGCGTCCGTTTCGATAAGGAATTCTGGAAAGAAATGGACTATTATTTTAAAGAATATATCGGCCGTCCTTCACCACTTTATTTTGCGGAAAATCTCAGTAACGAATTAAACGCAAAAGTTTATTTAAAAAGAGAAGATTTAAATCACACAGGAGCACATAAAGTAAACAATACTATCGCTCAGGTACTTCTTGCTAAAAAAATGGGCAAAAAAAGAGTAATAGCCGAAACCGGAGCCGGACAGCACGGTGTGGCCACGGCTACTGCTGCTGCTCTTTTCGGACTCGAATGCGAAGTGTTTATGGGAGAAAAAGACGTCAAGAGACAGGAACTCAATGTATTCAGAATGAAACTGCTTGGAGCTAAAGTACACGCCGTTAAAAGTGGAAGCAGAACGCTTAAAGACGCTATGAACGAAGCAATCAGATACTGGGTAACCAATGCAAGAGACACATTCTACGTTATCGGAACTGTGGCCGGTCCTCATCCGTATCCTATGATGGTAAGGGATTTTCAGGCGATTATCGGATATGAGGCAAAAGCTCAGATACTAAATAAAGAAAACAGGCTTCCTGATTATGTAATAGCATGTATTGGGGGCGGAAGTAACGCAATGGGAATTTTTTCTCACTTTCTTGAAGAAGAGGGTGTTCAGTGTATAGGTATCGAAGCCGGAGGTATGGGTGTTGAAACGGATAAACACGGAGCCAGCCTTCTTAAAGGTGCACCTGGAGTACTTCACGGTCAAATGAGCTACCTTCTCCAAGATGAAGACGGACAGATAAAAGAAGCATATTCTATTTCAGCCGGTCTTGATTATCCGGGTATAGGTCCTGAACATGCGTTTCATTTTGAAAAAGGCAATGTAAAATACGATTATATTACGGATAAAGAAGCACTGGATGCATTTGTTTGGCTTTCACAAAAAGAAGGTATTATTCCGGCTTTTGAAAGCTCTCATGCAGTCGCCTACCTTAAAAAACTTAAAGACATAGAAAACAAACTTGTAATCGTAAACCTCTCCGGACGCGGTGATAAGGATATGATCCAAGCAAAAAACATCTTACATTTTGAGGATTGA
- a CDS encoding adenine phosphoribosyltransferase — MTLAEKVQKAIRDIPDYPQKGIIFKDITTLLNDGELFSEVIDYFSEKYKNVDFICGIESRGFIFGAAIAAKIKKGFVPLRKKGKLPYTTVAEKYALEYGFDEIEIHIDAFKNVKNPKVLLIDDLIATGGTAEAAVKLIEKIGGDLVAAAFIIELTFLDGAKKIKELGVEVDSLVKY, encoded by the coding sequence ATGACTTTGGCTGAGAAAGTTCAAAAAGCAATACGTGATATTCCAGATTATCCTCAAAAAGGTATAATCTTTAAAGATATAACAACTCTGCTAAACGACGGAGAGCTTTTTAGTGAAGTAATAGATTACTTTAGTGAAAAGTATAAAAATGTTGATTTTATATGCGGAATTGAAAGTAGGGGTTTTATTTTCGGCGCTGCTATTGCCGCTAAAATAAAAAAAGGATTTGTTCCGCTAAGAAAAAAAGGCAAACTCCCTTATACTACTGTTGCGGAAAAGTACGCTCTTGAGTACGGATTTGATGAAATAGAAATTCATATAGACGCATTTAAAAACGTCAAAAACCCTAAAGTTTTGTTAATTGACGACTTAATAGCTACTGGCGGTACTGCGGAAGCAGCAGTTAAGCTTATTGAAAAAATAGGCGGTGATTTAGTAGCTGCCGCATTTATTATCGAACTTACATTTTTAGACGGTGCAAAAAAAATAAAAGAATTGGGTGTAGAAGTAGACAGCCTGGTAAAATATTAA
- the ychF gene encoding redox-regulated ATPase YchF: protein MKVGIVGLPNVGKSTTFNALTKTQNAEAQNYPFCTIEPNKAIVPVPDERIEELAKIVNPDKIQYSTIEFVDIAGLVKGASKGEGLGNQFLANIRETDIILHMVRCFEDDNVIHVENSVDPIRDVEIIEQELLYADMQTLEKRIAKLQKQAKGSKDAKAQLELANELMEWISEGNPVKTFPKKDEEAFKVIERELSFLTNKEIFYGANVDEEGLAEDNEYVKALKEYAAKHGREVIKLCAKLEEEMVDMSDEERHEFLESLGAKESGLDQIIRKAYEKLDLISYFTAGKIEVRSWTIKRGTKAPQAAGVIHTDFEKGFIRAEVISYEDFIKYGGEQGAKEAGAMRLEGKDYVVQDGDVMHFRFNV, encoded by the coding sequence ATGAAAGTTGGTATTGTCGGACTTCCGAATGTCGGAAAATCTACTACTTTTAACGCACTTACAAAAACACAAAACGCGGAAGCTCAAAACTATCCGTTTTGTACTATTGAGCCGAATAAGGCAATCGTTCCGGTTCCGGATGAGAGAATTGAAGAACTTGCAAAAATTGTAAACCCTGATAAAATTCAGTACTCTACAATTGAATTTGTTGATATTGCGGGGCTTGTAAAGGGTGCGAGCAAAGGTGAAGGGCTTGGTAACCAGTTTTTGGCCAACATTAGAGAAACGGATATTATTTTACACATGGTAAGATGTTTTGAAGACGATAACGTTATACATGTAGAAAACAGCGTAGATCCGATAAGAGACGTTGAAATAATCGAACAGGAACTTTTATATGCGGATATGCAGACGCTTGAAAAAAGAATAGCAAAACTTCAAAAACAGGCAAAAGGCAGCAAAGACGCCAAAGCTCAGCTTGAACTTGCAAATGAACTGATGGAATGGATCAGTGAAGGAAACCCTGTAAAAACATTCCCTAAAAAAGACGAAGAAGCGTTTAAAGTAATAGAAAGAGAGCTTAGCTTCCTTACAAACAAAGAGATCTTTTACGGTGCGAATGTAGATGAAGAAGGCTTAGCGGAAGATAACGAATACGTAAAAGCATTAAAAGAATACGCGGCTAAACACGGAAGGGAAGTAATTAAACTCTGTGCAAAACTTGAAGAAGAAATGGTTGATATGAGTGATGAAGAAAGACATGAATTCCTTGAGAGCCTTGGAGCTAAAGAGAGTGGGCTTGATCAGATAATCAGAAAAGCGTATGAAAAACTTGATCTTATCAGCTATTTTACAGCCGGAAAAATCGAAGTTAGAAGCTGGACTATTAAAAGAGGAACAAAAGCTCCTCAGGCAGCCGGTGTAATTCATACAGACTTTGAAAAAGGTTTCATCAGAGCGGAAGTTATAAGTTATGAAGACTTTATAAAATATGGCGGAGAGCAGGGTGCAAAAGAAGCGGGAGCCATGAGACTTGAAGGTAAGGATTACGTGGTACAAGACGGGGATGTAATGCATTTCAGGTTTAACGTATGA
- a CDS encoding 4-hydroxy-3-methylbut-2-enyl diphosphate reductase, which produces MIIEKAKSYGFCFGVKRAVEIAEESQNAVTLGPLIHNPLEIERLAKNYNVKYVETIEDIDENVKRVIVRTHGIPKDKLQNLKEKNVEIIDATCPFVKKPQEIVEEMSKQGYDIVIFGDKNHPEIQGVMSYSVHNRVYVVLDPKELEGIRLKEHIATVAQTTRKINDYLKITNYLIQNYKEVRVFNTICNATFENQDAVRELAKKADIMIIIGGKNSSNTKQLYNIAKEFCEAYLVESEEELKKEWFEGKKHCGISAGASTPEWLVEKIISRIKELA; this is translated from the coding sequence ATGATAATTGAAAAGGCTAAAAGTTACGGATTTTGCTTTGGTGTTAAAAGAGCGGTTGAAATTGCCGAAGAATCTCAAAATGCCGTTACTTTAGGTCCGCTTATTCATAATCCTTTGGAAATTGAAAGACTTGCTAAAAATTATAATGTAAAATACGTTGAAACCATAGAAGATATTGATGAAAACGTAAAAAGGGTAATCGTTAGAACTCACGGTATTCCTAAAGACAAACTCCAAAATCTAAAAGAAAAAAATGTTGAGATTATAGACGCAACCTGTCCTTTTGTAAAAAAACCTCAGGAAATTGTAGAAGAAATGAGCAAACAAGGTTATGATATCGTTATTTTCGGTGATAAAAACCACCCGGAAATTCAAGGGGTTATGAGCTATTCTGTACATAACAGGGTTTATGTCGTATTGGATCCCAAAGAGCTTGAAGGTATCAGATTGAAAGAGCATATTGCAACAGTGGCTCAAACAACAAGAAAAATTAACGATTATCTTAAAATAACAAATTATTTGATCCAAAACTATAAAGAAGTCAGAGTTTTTAATACAATATGTAATGCGACTTTTGAAAATCAGGATGCGGTCAGAGAACTTGCAAAAAAAGCGGATATAATGATAATTATAGGCGGCAAAAACTCGTCAAACACAAAACAGTTATATAATATAGCAAAAGAGTTTTGCGAAGCCTACTTGGTTGAAAGTGAAGAAGAGTTAAAAAAAGAGTGGTTTGAAGGTAAAAAGCACTGCGGGATAAGCGCAGGTGCTTCTACACCGGAATGGTTGGTTGAAAAAATAATCTCAAGAATAAAGGAATTAGCATGA
- a CDS encoding leucyl aminopeptidase, with protein MEFIKGKGEVKAEIVIDGAKKFEEYGFEGKDGEVLVLPEKKRIYVGIESLNPENIKTATATIIKSLKKYKFESVEITPPNTKNEDVLVAFFEGFMLGDYEFDKYKSKKAKHPVKKIAIYSKRDFEKIIKEAKVRAEAVNFVRDIINSVPDELTPAKLASIAEDVAKTNKLECNIYDENYLFENGYHAFYSVAKASSNPPRLIHLAYKPEKAKRKIVLVGKGLCYDSGGLSLKPSDFMVTMKSDKSGAVTVLGIIKAISELCLNVEVHAILGAAENMIGGNAYKPDDVLKAKNGKTIEVRNTDAEGRLVLADCLCYAQENIKDFDEIYDFATLTGACVVGVGEYTCGVMGFEKEKIESIINTGENTGEHFAYLPFNKYLPKLLKSEIADICNIASSRYGGALTAGLFLSEFIEDENKEKWTHLDIAGPAFVEKAWGFNPHGASGFGVDTFVTLLKSL; from the coding sequence ATGGAATTTATAAAAGGAAAAGGCGAGGTTAAAGCCGAAATTGTAATTGACGGAGCTAAAAAATTTGAAGAATACGGATTTGAAGGAAAAGACGGGGAAGTTTTGGTTTTACCTGAGAAAAAAAGAATTTATGTAGGTATAGAATCGCTAAATCCTGAAAACATTAAAACGGCAACTGCTACAATAATTAAATCTCTTAAAAAATACAAATTTGAAAGCGTGGAAATTACACCTCCGAATACTAAAAACGAAGATGTTTTGGTTGCGTTTTTTGAAGGGTTTATGCTTGGGGATTATGAGTTTGACAAATATAAAAGCAAAAAAGCAAAACATCCTGTTAAAAAAATAGCAATCTATTCAAAAAGAGATTTTGAGAAAATAATTAAAGAAGCAAAAGTAAGGGCTGAAGCTGTTAATTTCGTAAGGGATATTATCAATTCGGTACCTGATGAGCTTACACCTGCAAAACTTGCAAGTATTGCCGAAGATGTAGCTAAAACAAACAAACTTGAGTGCAATATTTACGATGAAAACTACCTGTTTGAAAACGGATATCATGCATTCTACAGCGTTGCAAAAGCAAGCTCCAATCCTCCAAGACTCATTCACCTTGCATATAAACCTGAAAAAGCAAAAAGAAAAATCGTTTTAGTCGGAAAAGGTTTATGCTACGATAGCGGTGGACTTAGCCTTAAACCGAGTGACTTTATGGTAACAATGAAAAGCGACAAATCAGGTGCTGTAACAGTATTAGGGATTATAAAAGCAATCAGTGAGCTGTGTCTAAACGTAGAAGTTCACGCAATACTCGGTGCGGCTGAAAATATGATAGGCGGAAACGCTTACAAGCCTGACGATGTGCTAAAAGCCAAAAACGGAAAAACTATTGAAGTTAGAAACACAGATGCGGAAGGAAGACTTGTCTTGGCAGACTGTCTGTGTTACGCTCAGGAAAATATCAAAGATTTTGATGAAATATATGACTTTGCGACACTTACGGGTGCCTGCGTTGTGGGTGTAGGAGAATATACGTGCGGAGTTATGGGGTTTGAAAAAGAAAAAATCGAAAGCATTATAAACACAGGAGAAAACACGGGAGAGCATTTTGCATACCTGCCGTTTAACAAATACCTACCAAAACTTTTAAAAAGCGAAATCGCAGATATTTGCAACATTGCTTCAAGCAGATACGGAGGAGCACTTACAGCAGGACTTTTCCTAAGCGAATTTATTGAAGATGAAAACAAAGAAAAATGGACTCACCTTGATATCGCAGGACCTGCGTTTGTGGAAAAAGCATGGGGATTCAACCCTCACGGCGCGAGCGGTTTCGGGGTAGATACGTTCGTAACGCTTCTTAAATCCCTTTAA
- the efp gene encoding elongation factor P: MAYSMSDLKKYLNIELDGIPYKIVDYHHVKPGKGAAFVRTKLKNLIDGRVIEKTFHAGDKADEPNLERRKYQYSYNEGDLYYFMDNETYEMIPIDLKVFEESKGFLLEGMNVDVLFHNGKVIGVELPLTVELEVVETQPVSNRDRSGACRKPAKVETGAVVTVPCHIVEGDKIKVDTRTGDYLEKVK, encoded by the coding sequence ATGGCATACAGTATGAGTGATTTAAAAAAATATCTTAATATTGAACTTGACGGAATTCCGTACAAAATCGTTGATTATCATCACGTAAAACCGGGAAAAGGTGCAGCGTTTGTTAGAACTAAACTTAAAAACCTTATTGACGGAAGAGTAATCGAAAAAACTTTCCACGCTGGTGACAAAGCGGATGAGCCTAATCTTGAAAGAAGAAAATACCAGTATTCATACAATGAGGGTGACCTTTATTATTTTATGGACAATGAAACGTATGAAATGATTCCTATTGATCTTAAAGTTTTTGAAGAAAGCAAAGGATTCTTACTTGAAGGGATGAATGTTGACGTACTGTTCCATAACGGAAAAGTAATAGGTGTTGAACTTCCTTTAACAGTTGAGCTTGAAGTAGTTGAAACTCAGCCTGTAAGTAACAGAGATAGAAGTGGAGCCTGCAGAAAGCCGGCAAAAGTTGAAACAGGAGCGGTAGTGACAGTTCCTTGCCATATTGTAGAAGGTGACAAAATCAAAGTTGACACAAGAACAGGTGATTATTTAGAAAAAGTTAAGTAA
- a CDS encoding DedA family protein produces the protein MKKYLFLILIFVTFLYGFDLQSIKDFFSEENLVNLLKEYGYIILFFWSIAEGETGLVMAGVLSHTGDMNVVTSIIVAALGGFVGDQIYFYLGKWNKKWVLEELRAHRGKFARARLLLRKYGGWVIFIQRFIYGMRTIIPMAIGISGYDPKKYAIINFISAFVWASVTIIPSYIFGEHIINLLKWVKEHWYFGIVFAAMMLALLWYINHREDQKRELKKAQND, from the coding sequence ATGAAAAAATATCTGTTTTTAATCCTCATTTTTGTTACGTTTCTTTACGGTTTTGATTTACAGTCAATCAAAGACTTTTTTAGCGAAGAAAACCTTGTAAATTTATTAAAGGAATATGGTTATATTATTCTTTTCTTCTGGTCTATTGCCGAAGGTGAAACAGGCCTTGTAATGGCCGGCGTTTTATCACATACGGGAGATATGAATGTAGTTACTTCCATAATAGTTGCTGCTCTTGGAGGATTTGTCGGTGATCAGATCTATTTTTATCTCGGTAAATGGAATAAAAAATGGGTTTTGGAAGAATTAAGAGCACACAGGGGTAAATTTGCAAGGGCAAGACTGCTTCTTAGAAAATACGGCGGATGGGTTATATTTATCCAAAGATTCATATACGGAATGAGAACAATTATTCCGATGGCTATAGGTATAAGCGGGTACGATCCTAAAAAGTACGCAATTATCAACTTTATAAGTGCATTCGTGTGGGCGAGCGTTACGATTATTCCGAGTTATATTTTCGGAGAACACATCATAAACCTGCTAAAATGGGTAAAAGAACACTGGTATTTCGGTATTGTTTTTGCCGCTATGATGCTTGCACTGCTTTGGTATATAAACCACAGGGAAGATCAAAAAAGAGAGCTTAAAAAAGCACAAAATGATTGA
- the aroA gene encoding 3-phosphoshikimate 1-carboxyvinyltransferase, translating into MILTVVGGRKFEEEFIVDADKSISHRCAIFSLLTNGKNTIKNYLRAEDTMNSLEIAKALGAKVEDDGETITIQAPKTLQEAEDVLYCGNSGTTIRIYMGLLAGIDGFFVLTGDQYLRRRPMKRVAEPLRSIGAKIDGRKNGDLAPLAVRGGKLKSFNYVSKIASAQVKSAMILAALNADKPSYYEEPMLSRDHTERMLKGMGAKLECIMENGKWKVKIYPLEKKLEPLNIEVPNDPSSAFFFAVAAAITDSTAIIKNVTLNPTRIEAYKALERMGADIEYVLKEDKYEPIGDIIVKGAKLSAIEVSDNIPWLIDELPALAMAMAVAEGKSVVKNAKELRVKESDRISTVINGLKACGIEAKEFEDGYEITGGIPKKAKIDSHGDHRIAMSFAVLGLLCGMEIEKAESINTSFPNFFKLFEKIADFKVNDDN; encoded by the coding sequence ATGATTTTAACAGTAGTTGGCGGTAGAAAGTTTGAAGAAGAGTTTATTGTAGACGCTGATAAATCTATCTCGCACAGATGTGCGATTTTCTCTCTTTTAACTAACGGTAAAAACACAATTAAAAACTATCTTCGTGCGGAAGACACTATGAATTCTCTTGAAATCGCAAAAGCTCTCGGCGCAAAAGTCGAAGATGACGGCGAAACAATAACAATACAGGCTCCTAAAACACTACAAGAAGCGGAAGATGTTTTATACTGCGGTAATTCAGGCACCACTATTAGAATTTATATGGGACTGTTGGCAGGAATTGACGGATTTTTCGTATTGACCGGTGATCAGTATTTAAGACGCCGTCCTATGAAAAGGGTGGCTGAGCCTTTAAGAAGTATAGGTGCGAAAATAGACGGTAGAAAAAACGGGGATTTGGCTCCTTTAGCCGTTAGAGGCGGTAAACTTAAATCATTTAATTATGTAAGTAAAATCGCTTCCGCACAGGTTAAATCCGCTATGATTTTAGCGGCATTGAATGCGGACAAACCTTCATATTACGAAGAACCGATGCTGAGCCGTGACCATACGGAAAGAATGCTTAAAGGCATGGGGGCTAAACTTGAATGTATAATGGAAAATGGAAAATGGAAAGTTAAGATATATCCACTTGAAAAGAAACTTGAGCCGTTAAACATTGAAGTACCGAATGATCCGAGCAGTGCGTTTTTCTTTGCCGTGGCGGCGGCTATTACGGATTCAACGGCAATTATTAAAAACGTAACACTAAACCCTACGAGAATTGAAGCATATAAAGCGCTTGAGCGAATGGGTGCTGATATCGAGTATGTTTTAAAAGAAGACAAATACGAACCGATAGGCGATATCATCGTAAAAGGCGCAAAATTAAGTGCTATAGAAGTAAGTGACAATATTCCTTGGCTAATAGATGAACTACCCGCACTTGCAATGGCCATGGCTGTAGCTGAAGGTAAAAGCGTCGTAAAAAATGCAAAAGAACTGAGAGTAAAGGAATCCGACAGAATCTCTACCGTAATTAACGGACTGAAAGCTTGCGGAATCGAAGCGAAAGAGTTTGAAGACGGTTATGAAATTACCGGCGGAATTCCGAAAAAAGCAAAAATAGATTCGCATGGAGACCACAGAATAGCTATGAGCTTTGCCGTTTTAGGACTTCTTTGCGGAATGGAAATTGAAAAAGCGGAAAGTATCAATACGTCTTTTCCGAATTTCTTTAAACTTTTTGAAAAAATAGCTGATTTTAAGGTAAATGATGATAATTGA
- the serA gene encoding phosphoglycerate dehydrogenase: MKVVVCDPIHPAGFEILKNAKDIELVDASRTPKDELLKVIEDADGVITRSPTPVDEKFLSHAKKLKAVVRAGVGVDNVDMEAASKKGVIIMNVPTANTLAAVELTMAHLLTAARSFTNAVWNLKKEHEWNREKWLGIELAGKKLGIIGFGNIGSRVGIRAKALEMDVIAYDPYIDPSKATDLGCKYTTDFEEILKCDFITIHTPKTKETINMITKKEIEKMKDGVVLINCARGGLYNEEDVAEALKSGKIAWLGIDVFNKEPLTEHPFFELENTSVTPHIGANTKESQERIAIQAAEGIIEALRGSSYPNALNLPINTANTPEWVIKYLELSQKMGYILSQVINKSIKKVKVNLSGDISKEDKSVLTFTLVGLLQNITENVNYVNAEFLATEKGIVTETKEIKNDTYKNLVNIKVITDDGEYSISGTMLEEHPRIVEFKDFDLEFEPKGKMIFFKNTDVPGVIGEVGMTLAKNNINIADFRLGRNKEGQAMAVIIVDNEVNEDVLNELRNLKAALSVGYAEI, from the coding sequence ATGAAAGTAGTAGTTTGTGACCCGATACATCCTGCTGGATTTGAAATATTAAAAAATGCTAAAGACATCGAACTTGTAGATGCAAGTAGAACTCCGAAAGACGAACTTCTAAAAGTAATAGAAGATGCAGACGGTGTAATTACAAGAAGCCCGACTCCTGTAGATGAAAAATTCCTCTCACACGCAAAAAAATTAAAAGCGGTAGTAAGAGCCGGTGTAGGTGTTGACAATGTTGATATGGAAGCGGCAAGCAAAAAAGGTGTTATTATTATGAACGTGCCTACCGCTAACACATTGGCTGCGGTGGAACTTACAATGGCTCATTTACTGACTGCTGCAAGAAGTTTTACAAATGCAGTATGGAACTTGAAAAAAGAGCATGAGTGGAACAGGGAAAAGTGGCTTGGAATCGAGCTTGCAGGTAAAAAACTCGGAATCATCGGTTTCGGTAATATCGGAAGCCGTGTAGGTATCAGAGCAAAAGCACTTGAAATGGACGTAATTGCGTACGATCCTTATATCGATCCGAGCAAAGCAACTGATCTTGGATGTAAATATACGACTGATTTTGAAGAGATTTTAAAATGTGATTTTATTACAATCCACACTCCGAAAACAAAAGAAACAATAAATATGATTACTAAAAAAGAAATCGAAAAAATGAAAGACGGAGTAGTGCTTATTAACTGTGCAAGAGGTGGACTTTACAATGAAGAAGACGTTGCGGAAGCTCTTAAATCCGGAAAAATCGCTTGGCTTGGAATAGATGTATTCAACAAAGAACCTCTAACTGAGCATCCTTTTTTTGAACTTGAAAACACTTCTGTTACACCTCACATAGGTGCTAATACAAAAGAATCACAAGAAAGAATCGCAATCCAGGCTGCAGAAGGTATTATTGAAGCACTAAGAGGCAGCAGTTATCCGAATGCCCTTAACCTTCCTATCAATACCGCAAACACACCTGAATGGGTTATCAAATATCTTGAACTGTCTCAAAAAATGGGATATATCCTGTCACAGGTTATTAATAAATCGATCAAAAAAGTAAAAGTAAACCTAAGTGGTGACATTTCAAAAGAAGATAAATCGGTTCTGACTTTTACACTTGTAGGACTTTTACAAAACATTACCGAAAACGTAAACTACGTAAATGCTGAATTCCTCGCAACTGAAAAAGGAATTGTTACAGAAACTAAAGAAATTAAAAACGACACTTACAAAAACCTTGTAAATATCAAAGTAATTACGGATGACGGGGAATATTCAATCAGTGGAACAATGCTTGAAGAGCATCCGAGAATTGTTGAGTTTAAAGACTTTGACCTTGAATTCGAACCTAAAGGTAAAATGATCTTCTTTAAAAATACCGACGTACCTGGAGTAATTGGTGAGGTTGGTATGACACTTGCTAAAAACAATATAAATATCGCTGATTTCAGACTCGGTAGAAACAAAGAAGGTCAGGCTATGGCGGTAATTATAGTAGATAATGAAGTAAATGAAGACGTACTAAACGAGTTAAGAAACTTAAAAGCCGCGTTAAGCGTCGGATATGCTGAAATATAA